A region of Beijerinckia sp. 28-YEA-48 DNA encodes the following proteins:
- the fdhE gene encoding formate dehydrogenase accessory protein FdhE translates to MSNVGAPRHDPVPIGVVAKPPFAKLPDPTSLFAIRAERLRALAQAHQLAPYLRFLADLAEIQHRIQDGLPEPDVPPPDARERARQFDMPPIDRSRFVSEPALETTLDRLFDQAAHVEMPPPARAALEAVRQGGVSARDDMVRNVLANAIPMESLASHVFVAAAMQVHFARVAARLDAEQLVPVGDALCPVCGGPPVASVVVGWQDAANTRFCVCALCETWWHYVRIRCTVCGTTKGIGYKEIEGVPSNVQAETCEECHAYVKILHQHKEPSLEPVADDVATLALDMLVRDAGYRRGAFNPYLLGY, encoded by the coding sequence ATGAGTAATGTCGGCGCGCCGCGCCATGATCCAGTTCCCATCGGGGTGGTTGCTAAGCCACCCTTCGCGAAACTTCCTGATCCGACCAGCCTCTTCGCGATACGCGCCGAGCGTCTGCGCGCTCTGGCGCAGGCGCATCAGCTTGCGCCATATCTCCGCTTTCTGGCGGACCTGGCCGAGATCCAGCATCGCATTCAGGACGGCTTGCCGGAACCAGACGTGCCGCCGCCCGATGCGCGCGAGCGCGCCCGGCAGTTTGATATGCCGCCGATCGATCGCAGCCGCTTCGTCAGCGAGCCCGCGCTGGAAACCACGCTCGATCGCCTGTTCGATCAGGCGGCGCATGTCGAGATGCCGCCACCGGCCCGTGCCGCGCTCGAAGCCGTGCGACAAGGCGGTGTGTCGGCCCGTGACGACATGGTGCGTAACGTGCTCGCCAATGCCATTCCGATGGAAAGTCTGGCGAGCCATGTTTTCGTCGCCGCCGCCATGCAGGTGCACTTCGCCCGCGTCGCCGCGCGGCTCGATGCCGAGCAGCTTGTTCCGGTGGGCGATGCTTTATGCCCTGTTTGCGGCGGTCCGCCGGTCGCCTCCGTCGTTGTCGGCTGGCAGGATGCCGCCAATACGCGCTTCTGCGTCTGCGCCCTGTGCGAGACCTGGTGGCACTATGTCCGCATCCGCTGCACGGTCTGCGGCACCACCAAGGGCATCGGCTATAAGGAGATCGAGGGCGTGCCGTCCAACGTCCAGGCCGAGACCTGCGAGGAATGCCACGCCTATGTGAAAATTCTGCATCAGCACAAGGAGCCATCGCTCGAACCCGTTGCCGACGATGTGGCGACCTTGGCGCTCGATATGCTGGTGCGGGATGCCGGCTATCGGCGCGGCGCCTTCAATCCCTACCTGCTTGGTTATTGA
- a CDS encoding formate dehydrogenase subunit gamma: MSNSEIDPGDAVHRGNPVTVDRYTAAARVNHWITAISLVLLALSGMALFHPSLFFLTALFGGGEWTRTIHPWIGVVLFFSFLGLFFRFWKLNLWKREDGTWLARVRDVVAGHEERLPEVGKYNAGQKLVFWSMSLLILVLITSGIVIWDQYFGPYFTITQKRVAVLVHAVTAVVAISVWIVHVYAAIWVRGTIGAMTSGQVTGGWAWRHHRKWLRNLVTKH, from the coding sequence ATGAGCAACTCGGAAATCGACCCCGGCGACGCAGTCCATCGCGGCAATCCCGTCACCGTTGACCGTTATACGGCTGCTGCGCGGGTCAATCACTGGATCACGGCGATCAGCCTCGTGCTGCTGGCGCTGTCCGGTATGGCCCTGTTCCATCCGAGCCTGTTCTTTCTGACGGCCCTTTTCGGTGGTGGTGAATGGACGCGCACGATCCATCCCTGGATCGGCGTGGTTCTATTCTTCAGTTTTCTCGGACTGTTCTTCCGCTTCTGGAAGCTCAATCTGTGGAAGCGGGAGGATGGCACCTGGCTGGCGCGTGTGCGCGACGTGGTGGCCGGGCACGAGGAGAGGCTGCCCGAGGTTGGCAAGTATAACGCCGGCCAGAAACTGGTGTTCTGGTCGATGTCGCTTCTGATCCTGGTGTTGATCACCAGCGGCATCGTGATCTGGGATCAGTATTTTGGTCCTTATTTCACGATCACGCAGAAGCGCGTTGCTGTTCTCGTGCATGCGGTCACGGCGGTTGTCGCGATCAGCGTCTGGATCGTCCATGTCTATGCGGCGATCTGGGTGCGTGGCACCATCGGCGCCATGACCAGCGGCCAGGTGACCGGCGGCTGGGCTTGGCGGCATCATCGCAAATGGTTGCGGAACTTGGTGACGAAGCACTGA
- the fdxH gene encoding formate dehydrogenase subunit beta: MYPPLPNPSTTPSAPKLSDKNWVRRSASSVPAAEPMTQVAKLIDVSKCIGCKACQTACLEWNNLREEVGFNTGVYDNPHDLTTATWTLMRFTEWVNPETQNLEWLIRKDGCMHCADPGCLKACPAPGAIVQYSNGIVDFVKENCIGCGYCVKGCPFNIPRISKTEGKAYKCTLCSDRVAVGQGPACAKACPTQAIVFGPKEDMKKHADERIKDLKSRGFKNAGLYDPPGVGGTHVMYVLHHADQPQLYANLPKDPTISPIVEIWKGMTKYAGLAVMGAVVAAGFLHHIVAGPNRVSPEDEEAAKRLADGGGQ; this comes from the coding sequence ATGTATCCTCCTCTCCCAAATCCCTCGACAACCCCATCCGCTCCCAAGTTGAGCGACAAGAACTGGGTTCGGCGGTCCGCCTCGAGCGTGCCGGCCGCCGAGCCCATGACCCAGGTCGCCAAGCTCATCGACGTGTCGAAATGCATCGGCTGCAAAGCCTGCCAGACGGCCTGTCTTGAGTGGAACAATCTGCGCGAGGAGGTCGGTTTCAACACCGGCGTCTATGACAATCCGCATGATCTGACCACGGCGACTTGGACTTTGATGCGCTTCACCGAGTGGGTAAATCCAGAGACGCAAAATCTTGAATGGCTGATCCGCAAGGACGGCTGCATGCATTGCGCCGACCCCGGATGTCTCAAAGCCTGCCCGGCGCCGGGCGCCATCGTGCAATATTCCAACGGCATCGTCGATTTCGTGAAGGAAAATTGCATCGGCTGCGGCTATTGCGTGAAGGGCTGTCCCTTCAACATTCCACGCATCTCCAAGACGGAGGGCAAGGCCTATAAGTGTACGCTCTGTTCCGACCGTGTGGCGGTCGGGCAGGGGCCGGCCTGCGCCAAGGCCTGTCCCACCCAGGCGATCGTCTTCGGTCCGAAGGAGGACATGAAGAAACACGCCGACGAGCGCATCAAGGATCTCAAATCGCGCGGCTTCAAGAATGCCGGGCTTTACGATCCGCCCGGCGTTGGCGGCACGCATGTGATGTATGTCTTGCATCACGCCGATCAGCCGCAGCTCTATGCCAATCTCCCCAAGGATCCGACGATCAGCCCGATCGTCGAAATCTGGAAGGGCATGACCAAATATGCCGGTCTCGCGGTGATGGGTGCGGTCGTTGCAGCCGGCTTCCTGCATCATATCGTGGCGGGTCCCAACCGGGTCTCGCCAGAGGATGAGGAAGCGGCGAAGCGGTTGGCCGATGGGGGAGGACAATGA
- the fdnG gene encoding formate dehydrogenase-N subunit alpha → MNMELSRRRFLQGAGVGLAGTTIGAFGFGDIEAAYAAAIRPFRLANLTETRNTCPYCSVACGIILYSKGDLKKGEKADILHIEGDADHPTNRGTLCPKGSALLDFVHAETRLKYPMVRKPGSDKFEQVTWDAALDRIARLMKDDRDQNFVAKNNDGTTVNRWVTTGVLAASATTNETAFATYKVVRSAGMLVFDNQARVUHGPTVSSLGPTFGRGAMTNSWTDIRNTDLVIIMGGNAAEAHPCGFKWVTEAKANRGAKLIVVDPRFTRSASVADYYAPIRQGTDIAFLLGVINYCMANDKVQWDYVKAFTSAPYLVKEGFQYQDGLFSGYDEEKRDYNRSTWDLEMGPDGYVVVDETLQHPRCVWNVLKAHVAQYTPDLVSRICGTPKDKFVKVCEMIAETSTKTKTMTSMYALGWTQHSKGSQNIRTMAMLQLILGNIGVRGGGMNALRGHSNIQGLTDIGLMSNLIPGYLTIPTERETSLDSYMSTRGFKPQRPNQMSYWQNYKKFFVSFQKAMWGPAATAENNWAYDYLPKLDVPAYDVLRAFELMHQGKMNGYICQGFNPLLSFPNRKKITAALSKLKFLVTMDPLQTETSRFWENHGEHNDVDSSKIQTEVIQLPSTCFAEDEGALVNSGRWLQWHWAGGTPPGEAKSDVWIMAQIFLRLKALYQKEGGAYADPITNLYWPYKDPNEPQPEELAKEMNGYVVETVTDPSDPTKVLLEKGKQVATFGVLRDDGTTACGCWIYSGCFTEAGNTMARRDNKDPDETGAYSNWAFSWPANRRILYNRASADITGKAWDPTRKLIEWDGTKWAGYDVPDIAPGAKPDEVGPFIMNQEGTARLFVRGLMRDGPFPTHYEPFESPIQNVVAPKIRGNPAARVFRGDMEQFGEAKEFPYAATSYRLTEHFHFWTKHSWPNAVIQPEFFVEISEQLAKEKGITSGGWVRVWSKRGSVKAKAVVTKRIAPLICDGKTVHVVGIPLHWGFTGATRKGFGPNSLTPYVGDANIETPEYKAFLVDIEPITGPVA, encoded by the coding sequence ATGAACATGGAGCTCTCGCGGCGCCGCTTTCTACAAGGCGCCGGTGTGGGTCTCGCAGGTACGACAATCGGCGCATTCGGTTTTGGGGATATAGAGGCTGCTTACGCAGCGGCCATTCGACCCTTCAGACTCGCCAACCTGACTGAGACCAGAAACACCTGTCCGTATTGCTCGGTGGCATGCGGCATCATTCTGTATTCGAAGGGTGATCTGAAGAAGGGCGAAAAGGCCGACATCCTCCATATCGAAGGCGATGCCGATCATCCGACCAATCGCGGCACCCTTTGCCCGAAAGGCTCGGCGCTGCTGGATTTCGTCCATGCCGAGACGCGCCTGAAATATCCGATGGTTCGCAAGCCTGGTTCGGACAAGTTCGAGCAGGTGACGTGGGACGCTGCGCTTGATCGCATCGCCCGGCTGATGAAAGACGATCGCGACCAGAACTTCGTCGCCAAGAACAATGACGGCACGACGGTGAATCGCTGGGTGACCACTGGCGTCCTGGCGGCCTCGGCAACAACCAATGAAACGGCGTTCGCGACCTATAAAGTGGTCCGTAGCGCCGGGATGCTCGTATTCGACAATCAAGCGCGGGTCTGACACGGCCCCACGGTGTCCAGTTTGGGCCCAACGTTTGGTCGCGGTGCGATGACGAATTCGTGGACGGATATCCGCAACACGGATCTGGTTATCATTATGGGTGGCAATGCTGCTGAAGCGCACCCATGCGGTTTCAAATGGGTGACGGAAGCGAAGGCCAATCGCGGTGCGAAGCTCATCGTGGTCGATCCGCGGTTCACGCGCTCGGCTTCGGTCGCTGACTATTACGCCCCGATCCGGCAAGGCACCGACATCGCTTTCCTGCTCGGCGTGATCAACTACTGCATGGCCAACGACAAGGTGCAGTGGGATTACGTCAAGGCGTTCACCAGTGCGCCTTATCTGGTCAAGGAGGGCTTCCAATATCAGGACGGCCTGTTCAGCGGCTATGACGAGGAGAAGCGCGACTACAACCGTTCGACCTGGGATCTGGAAATGGGCCCCGACGGCTATGTCGTCGTCGACGAGACATTGCAGCACCCGCGCTGCGTCTGGAACGTGCTGAAGGCGCATGTCGCCCAATACACGCCGGACTTGGTCTCACGCATCTGCGGCACGCCCAAGGACAAGTTCGTCAAGGTGTGCGAGATGATCGCCGAAACCTCGACGAAAACCAAAACCATGACGTCGATGTATGCGTTGGGTTGGACGCAGCACTCCAAGGGTTCGCAAAACATTCGAACCATGGCCATGCTGCAGCTCATCCTGGGCAATATCGGCGTGCGTGGCGGCGGCATGAATGCCTTGCGCGGTCATTCCAACATTCAAGGTCTGACCGACATCGGCCTGATGTCGAATCTGATCCCCGGCTATCTGACCATACCGACGGAGCGCGAGACCTCGCTCGACAGCTATATGTCGACGCGTGGCTTCAAGCCGCAACGGCCAAATCAGATGAGCTACTGGCAGAACTACAAGAAGTTCTTCGTCAGCTTCCAGAAGGCCATGTGGGGCCCGGCGGCAACCGCCGAGAACAACTGGGCTTATGATTATCTGCCGAAACTCGATGTGCCGGCCTATGACGTTCTGCGTGCCTTCGAGCTGATGCACCAAGGCAAGATGAACGGCTATATCTGCCAGGGCTTCAACCCGCTGCTTTCCTTCCCCAATAGGAAGAAGATCACCGCGGCGTTGTCCAAGCTCAAGTTCCTGGTCACCATGGATCCGCTGCAGACGGAAACATCGCGGTTCTGGGAAAATCACGGCGAGCACAATGACGTCGACTCGTCGAAAATCCAGACCGAAGTGATCCAGCTGCCCTCGACATGTTTTGCCGAGGATGAGGGCGCGTTGGTCAATTCCGGCCGCTGGCTGCAATGGCACTGGGCGGGTGGCACGCCGCCGGGCGAAGCCAAGAGCGACGTCTGGATCATGGCGCAGATCTTTCTACGTCTGAAAGCCCTCTACCAGAAGGAGGGTGGCGCCTACGCCGATCCGATCACCAATCTATACTGGCCCTACAAAGACCCGAACGAGCCTCAACCCGAGGAACTCGCGAAGGAAATGAACGGCTATGTCGTCGAGACGGTGACCGATCCCAGCGATCCGACCAAGGTGCTCCTGGAAAAGGGCAAGCAGGTGGCGACCTTCGGCGTCCTGCGCGACGACGGCACCACCGCTTGCGGCTGCTGGATCTATTCCGGCTGCTTCACCGAGGCCGGCAATACGATGGCGCGGCGCGACAACAAGGATCCGGACGAAACAGGCGCCTATTCCAACTGGGCGTTCTCCTGGCCGGCCAATCGCCGCATCCTCTACAACCGCGCCTCCGCCGACATCACCGGCAAGGCCTGGGATCCGACCCGCAAGCTCATCGAATGGGATGGCACGAAATGGGCCGGCTATGATGTTCCCGATATCGCGCCGGGCGCCAAGCCCGACGAGGTCGGTCCGTTCATCATGAACCAGGAAGGCACGGCGCGCCTGTTCGTCCGTGGGCTGATGCGCGACGGGCCGTTCCCGACGCACTACGAGCCGTTTGAGTCACCGATCCAGAATGTGGTTGCTCCCAAGATACGTGGCAATCCGGCGGCGCGTGTGTTCAGGGGCGACATGGAGCAGTTCGGCGAAGCGAAGGAGTTTCCCTATGCGGCAACGTCTTATCGCCTGACCGAGCATTTCCACTTCTGGACCAAGCACTCCTGGCCTAACGCGGTCATTCAGCCCGAATTCTTTGTCGAGATTTCGGAACAGCTGGCGAAGGAGAAAGGCATTACGTCCGGTGGCTGGGTGCGCGTCTGGTCGAAGCGCGGCTCGGTGAAGGCCAAGGCGGTGGTGACAAAACGCATCGCGCCGCTGATCTGCGACGGCAAGACCGTGCATGTCGTCGGCATTCCGCTGCACTGGGGTTTCACCGGCGCTACCAGGAAAGGCTTTGGGCCCAACAGCCTGACGCCCTACGTGGGCGACGCCAATATTGAGACGCCGGAATACAAGGCGTTTCTGGTCGACATCGAGCCCATCACCGGGCCGGTGGCATAA
- a CDS encoding TlpA disulfide reductase family protein: MQRRNRVCPRRLTAISLPLSDTSTMPATRCSPLGGSPGNLVGSLEHLAASRPTQRAPTFPLTASRVARHTISVALATAPEFRGAQLWTRLALPVAAAIALEIYGARAFAQTEAPPRLLPTQQDLKPAFTLEDADRSAIALNDLRGQIVVVHFFATWCEPCRVELPALRRLAERDGSLRVLAISVAEPEARVRTFLEKMPLNFPVVIDRDRSVSKSWAVSALPTTYILDRELRPRLFVEQDYPWDQIDIPALETSLSIAPVQPTPTPSSFNRGEKHDVTSP, translated from the coding sequence TTGCAGCGTAGAAATCGCGTTTGTCCCCGTAGACTTACGGCAATCAGCCTGCCGTTAAGCGATACCTCAACCATGCCTGCAACGCGTTGCAGTCCTCTTGGTGGTTCGCCTGGCAATTTGGTTGGCAGTCTCGAACACCTTGCCGCATCGCGCCCGACTCAACGCGCCCCAACATTTCCATTGACCGCCAGCCGCGTTGCCCGGCACACTATCAGTGTGGCGCTAGCGACAGCTCCCGAGTTTCGGGGCGCTCAACTCTGGACGCGTTTGGCTTTGCCGGTCGCAGCGGCAATTGCACTGGAAATCTATGGCGCGCGTGCATTCGCCCAAACAGAAGCACCTCCTCGCCTTCTGCCGACGCAGCAAGACCTCAAGCCCGCCTTTACGCTCGAAGATGCCGACCGCAGCGCCATCGCGCTGAACGACCTGCGTGGCCAGATCGTGGTCGTTCATTTTTTCGCGACCTGGTGCGAACCGTGCCGCGTCGAACTCCCGGCGCTCCGCCGTCTAGCTGAACGCGATGGCTCCCTGCGTGTTCTGGCCATTTCCGTCGCCGAGCCGGAAGCGCGTGTCCGCACTTTCCTCGAAAAGATGCCACTCAATTTCCCGGTCGTGATCGACCGCGATCGCAGCGTATCGAAGTCATGGGCGGTGTCGGCGCTGCCGACCACCTACATTCTCGATCGCGAATTAAGGCCGCGATTGTTTGTCGAGCAGGATTATCCCTGGGATCAGATCGATATCCCGGCGCTTGAGACATCTTTGTCGATCGCACCAGTGCAACCAACACCAACGCCATCATCTTTCAACAGAGGGGAAAAACATGACGTTACATCGCCGTGA
- a CDS encoding transglutaminase-like domain-containing protein has translation MTLHRRDLLKAGAALTAASAFPRFAQAQTPTPQTFAPKPGTWRKFEIVTRLEIAKPEGKVQAWIPIPSVNEASWFTSGGSKWETNGTAALQQDPKYKAGFVHATWEAGQSPVIEVVSTASTQDRAIDLSKPGTAAALSDADRKLYTGATALIPTDGIVKQTSDKIVGNASTDTDKARRIFEWVVENTARNASTRGCGIGDIAAMLTSGNLTGKCADLNALYVGLARASGVPARDVYGIRVAPSQFGYKSLGAGSANITKAQHCRAEVYLDGLGWVPVDPADVRKVALEEPPANLPLSDPKVAAARATLFGAWEGNWLAYNFGHDIALPGAQGPAVEFLMYPQAETVAGRLDCLDPDTFRYTITAREVSV, from the coding sequence ATGACGTTACATCGCCGTGATCTCTTGAAGGCCGGTGCCGCGCTGACAGCGGCCAGCGCTTTCCCGCGCTTCGCGCAAGCTCAAACCCCCACGCCCCAAACCTTCGCGCCCAAGCCCGGCACGTGGCGGAAGTTCGAGATCGTCACCCGGCTCGAAATCGCCAAGCCCGAAGGCAAGGTGCAAGCCTGGATTCCCATTCCTTCCGTCAACGAGGCTAGCTGGTTCACCTCCGGCGGCAGCAAATGGGAGACCAATGGCACCGCGGCGCTGCAGCAGGATCCGAAGTACAAAGCCGGCTTCGTGCATGCCACTTGGGAGGCCGGACAATCGCCAGTCATCGAAGTGGTCAGCACCGCCTCGACGCAGGATCGCGCCATCGATCTGAGCAAGCCCGGGACCGCCGCCGCTCTCTCCGACGCCGATCGCAAACTCTACACCGGCGCCACCGCGTTGATCCCGACCGACGGCATCGTCAAACAGACATCCGACAAGATCGTCGGCAATGCCTCCACTGACACGGATAAGGCGCGGCGGATTTTCGAATGGGTGGTCGAGAATACGGCTCGCAATGCATCAACGCGCGGTTGTGGCATCGGCGATATCGCCGCCATGCTGACCAGCGGCAATCTCACCGGCAAATGCGCCGACTTGAACGCGCTCTATGTCGGCCTGGCGCGCGCATCCGGCGTGCCGGCCCGTGATGTCTACGGCATCCGCGTAGCGCCATCGCAGTTTGGCTACAAGAGCCTGGGCGCGGGCTCCGCCAACATCACCAAGGCGCAGCATTGCCGCGCGGAGGTTTATCTCGACGGCCTCGGCTGGGTGCCGGTCGATCCCGCCGACGTGCGCAAGGTCGCCCTGGAGGAGCCGCCGGCCAATCTGCCACTGAGCGATCCTAAGGTTGCCGCCGCCCGCGCCACCCTGTTCGGCGCCTGGGAGGGCAATTGGCTCGCCTATAATTTTGGGCACGACATCGCCCTACCCGGCGCCCAGGGACCGGCGGTGGAATTCCTGATGTATCCGCAAGCCGAAACCGTGGCCGGGCGGCTCGACTGTCTCGATCCCGACACGTTCCGCTACACGATCACGGCGCGGGAAGTCAGCGTCTAA
- a CDS encoding sulfurtransferase TusA family protein, which produces MIHMDDPGDMVLDLRGIRCPQPVLRAKKALRNVPIGGALVLECTDPLTVIDIPHFVNQTGHHLSDQSQHEQLYIFRIVKQR; this is translated from the coding sequence GTGATCCACATGGATGATCCAGGCGACATGGTTCTCGATCTGCGTGGCATACGCTGCCCGCAACCGGTGCTGCGCGCCAAGAAAGCCCTGCGCAACGTCCCCATTGGCGGTGCGCTCGTGTTGGAATGCACCGATCCACTGACGGTCATCGACATCCCGCATTTCGTCAACCAGACCGGCCATCATCTGTCGGATCAAAGCCAGCACGAGCAGCTCTACATCTTCCGCATCGTCAAACAGCGTTGA
- a CDS encoding cysteine desulfurase family protein, with the protein MKPVYLDYNATTPIAPDVLDAMLPYLRGDYGNPSSSYELGKRARNAIETARAQVASLIGAAPDEIVFTSGGTEASNIAIRSGARRDGARRGIVTTNIEHPATDACCALLAQEGYDIRRIKANTDGLVDPQLFHSAIDATTALVSVIHAQNEIGTLQPIADISAIAKAHGALIHADAAQSVGKVKVDVQTMGVDLLSIAGHKLYAPKGIGVLYVRRGVDVPSVLVGAGQEHGRRPGTENVAFIVALGEASRLAEAKLATTTAHVAELADRLLTRLRADIPDLLLAGHATQRLPNTLNILFPGVSGRLLLEACPRVFASTGSACHADREDPSAILLALGFAPERALGAVRLSVGRPTTLNDIDTAVSGLVAAWRQLRQSSSARLASVP; encoded by the coding sequence ATGAAGCCCGTCTATCTTGACTACAACGCCACCACGCCGATCGCTCCGGACGTGCTCGACGCCATGCTGCCCTATCTGCGGGGGGACTATGGCAACCCCTCGTCGTCCTATGAACTTGGGAAGCGCGCGCGCAACGCCATTGAAACCGCCCGCGCCCAGGTGGCGAGCCTGATTGGCGCAGCGCCAGACGAAATCGTCTTTACCAGCGGCGGCACGGAAGCCAGCAATATCGCCATTCGCTCGGGCGCGCGGCGCGATGGGGCGCGCCGTGGCATCGTCACCACCAATATCGAACATCCAGCGACCGATGCCTGCTGCGCACTGCTGGCGCAGGAGGGCTATGACATTCGCCGGATTAAGGCCAACACGGACGGTCTCGTTGATCCACAGCTATTCCACTCGGCGATAGATGCCACCACGGCGCTGGTGAGCGTCATCCACGCACAGAACGAGATCGGCACCCTGCAACCGATCGCCGACATCTCGGCCATCGCCAAGGCGCACGGCGCCTTGATACACGCCGACGCCGCTCAATCGGTCGGCAAGGTGAAGGTGGATGTTCAGACGATGGGCGTCGATCTGCTGTCGATCGCCGGACACAAGCTCTATGCGCCGAAGGGCATCGGCGTGCTCTATGTGCGGCGTGGCGTCGACGTGCCTTCGGTGCTTGTAGGCGCCGGACAGGAACACGGCCGCCGGCCCGGTACGGAAAATGTCGCCTTCATCGTTGCGCTCGGCGAAGCCAGCCGTCTTGCCGAAGCAAAGCTCGCCACCACCACGGCCCATGTGGCTGAGCTCGCCGACAGGCTGCTGACGCGGCTGCGCGCCGACATCCCCGATCTCCTCCTTGCGGGACATGCGACGCAGCGCCTGCCCAATACACTGAACATTTTGTTCCCCGGCGTTTCCGGCCGCCTGCTGCTGGAAGCCTGTCCTCGGGTTTTCGCCTCCACTGGCTCCGCCTGCCATGCCGATCGCGAAGATCCGTCCGCGATCCTGCTGGCGCTGGGGTTTGCACCGGAGCGCGCGCTGGGCGCTGTCAGGCTGTCCGTCGGCCGTCCCACAACGCTCAATGACATCGACACGGCCGTATCGGGCCTCGTGGCCGCCTGGCGGCAGTTGCGCCAATCCTCGTCGGCGCGCCTCGCATCGGTTCCATAG
- the selD gene encoding selenide, water dikinase SelD — protein MNVPQVRLTSLAHGGGCGCKLAPSVLQQLLSSAPKHNPYQQLLVGIETGDDAAVWQVDDNTCIIATTDFFMPMVDDPFDFGRIAATNAISDVYAMGGTPVMALAILGMPVDKIAPETVRKILEGGSAICTTAGIPIAGGHSIDCPEPVYGLAVIGTCRPEHVRRNADAKAGDVLILTKPLGVGIYSAAIKKDLLPRGGYTDMIATTTLLNRIGSELARNPAVHGITDVTGFGLLGHGLEMARGSHLTLVIRASDLPFLAAAAALAQEGCITGASHRNWASYSHEVNLPVGYTDWQRHLLTDPQTSGGLLVACAPEAASDVVQQIQAAGYPFARIIGRATAGPASITIEA, from the coding sequence ATGAATGTTCCCCAGGTTCGACTGACCAGCCTGGCCCATGGCGGCGGATGCGGTTGCAAGTTGGCGCCCTCGGTGCTGCAGCAATTGCTGTCGTCGGCGCCCAAGCACAATCCCTATCAGCAGCTCCTCGTCGGCATCGAAACCGGCGATGATGCCGCCGTCTGGCAGGTGGACGACAACACCTGCATCATCGCCACCACCGATTTCTTCATGCCGATGGTCGACGATCCCTTCGACTTCGGCCGCATCGCCGCGACCAATGCGATCTCCGATGTCTATGCCATGGGCGGCACGCCGGTGATGGCGCTCGCCATTCTCGGCATGCCGGTCGACAAGATCGCACCCGAGACCGTGCGCAAAATTCTCGAAGGCGGATCGGCGATCTGTACCACGGCTGGCATTCCCATCGCCGGCGGCCATTCGATCGATTGTCCGGAGCCGGTCTATGGCCTGGCCGTGATCGGTACCTGCCGGCCCGAGCACGTGCGGCGTAATGCCGATGCCAAGGCCGGCGATGTCCTCATTCTCACCAAGCCGCTTGGCGTCGGCATCTATTCCGCCGCCATCAAGAAGGACCTGCTGCCGCGCGGCGGCTATACCGACATGATCGCCACGACGACCCTGCTCAATCGCATCGGCAGCGAGCTGGCGCGCAACCCCGCCGTCCACGGCATCACCGACGTCACCGGCTTCGGCCTGCTCGGGCACGGGTTGGAAATGGCGCGGGGCTCACATCTGACCTTGGTTATCCGCGCCAGCGACCTGCCCTTCCTGGCTGCAGCAGCAGCGCTGGCGCAGGAAGGCTGCATCACCGGCGCGTCGCACCGCAACTGGGCGAGCTACAGCCACGAGGTCAATTTGCCTGTCGGCTATACTGACTGGCAGCGGCATCTCCTGACCGATCCGCAGACATCGGGCGGTCTGCTCGTCGCCTGCGCACCCGAAGCGGCCAGCGACGTGGTGCAGCAGATCCAAGCGGCCGGCTATCCCTTCGCCCGCATCATCGGCCGCGCGACAGCGGGGCCAGCGTCGATCACCATCGAAGCGTGA
- a CDS encoding DUF3592 domain-containing protein — MARAIKVKPPNLGGMAFGRNLMVLATAIFALGAYGTVRGAMTLSWPRTSATITSAELLLRTTRETRSNGRAEEESWHTFRVLYHYRVGDQEYVAGGVEPYDLGMQNSAGAVKMRERHPIGSTADIAYDPQNPAVSYLEPGPSSFALALSGLGAFMFLCGFWVRRMAAKGLGEMNAPGATENINKALKDGDRF; from the coding sequence TTGGCGCGAGCGATAAAGGTAAAGCCGCCCAATCTTGGCGGCATGGCTTTCGGGCGCAATCTGATGGTTCTGGCGACGGCTATCTTCGCGCTGGGCGCCTATGGCACGGTGCGCGGCGCCATGACTTTGTCGTGGCCCCGTACCAGCGCGACGATCACCAGCGCCGAGTTGTTGCTGCGGACGACGCGCGAGACGCGCAGCAACGGTCGCGCGGAGGAAGAAAGCTGGCACACGTTCCGTGTCCTCTACCACTATCGTGTCGGCGACCAGGAATATGTCGCCGGTGGTGTCGAACCTTACGACCTCGGCATGCAGAACTCAGCCGGTGCGGTGAAGATGCGGGAACGTCATCCGATCGGATCAACAGCCGATATCGCCTATGATCCGCAAAATCCTGCGGTGTCCTATTTGGAGCCAGGCCCCAGCTCCTTCGCACTGGCGCTGAGCGGCCTTGGCGCTTTCATGTTTCTCTGCGGCTTTTGGGTGCGGCGGATGGCGGCCAAGGGCCTGGGCGAGATGAACGCTCCCGGCGCCACCGAAAATATCAACAAGGCCCTGAAGGACGGTGACAGGTTTTGA